Within the Hypericibacter adhaerens genome, the region GTCAACGACACGGTCGTGATCTATGACCGCATCCGCGACGAGCTCCGGCGCTACAAGAAGCTGCCGGTCAGCGACATCATCAACCAGTCGATCAACAAGACGCTGGCGCGCACCACCGTCACCAGCGGCCTGACGCTGCTCTCGGTGCTGGCCATCGCGCTGTTCGGTGGGGAGGCTCTGCGCGGCTTCGCGATCGCGCTGGTCTGGGGCATCGTGATCGGCACCTATTCGACCATCTTCGTGGCCTCGCCGATGCTGATCTATTCCAACCTCCGGGGCCTGCGCGCCAAGGCCGCGGCCCAGTCGACCGGCCCGGCGGGCCAGACGAACGTGCCTCCGGCCGGCGCGTCCCCGGCCGGCCAGCCGCAAACGAGCGCGCCAAAGACAGCGGCGCCCAAGGCCGGCGCGACGACGACGCCGGCCACAGCCAAGCCGAAATAACCCGCGCGTCCGCGCGCGGGGGAGGGCCGTCCGATGGACATGACCCCGCTCATTCCCGCCGGCCGCCAGATCGTCGAGAGCTACGGTCACCGACGGTTTCGCGTTTCCGGCACGCTCCATGAAGGGTCGGTGCTGGTCTTTCCCGACCGCACGCTCGCCTGGCCGGTGGCCGAGGCGGCCGGCGCCAATCCCGAGAACCTGCTGACCGTGAGCGAGGCGGGCCGGGCCGGCGCCATCGAGCTGCTGCTGCTGGGCTGCGGGCTTAAGATGACGCTGGTGCCCTCGAGCCTGCGCGCGGCGCTCAGGGAGGCGGGCGTGGTCATCGAGCCGATGGATACGGGCGCTGCCTGCCGCACCTACAACGTGCTGATGGCCGAGGGCCGCCGGGTTGCCGCGGCGCTGGTCGCGGTCGAATAGCGCAAAAGAAAAGCGGGGCCCTGAAGGGCCCCGCCGATCTTAGCCGCGGATGGCGTGTAAGCGGGTCGGGCTTACACGAAGCCGCCGTGGGACTGCGCGATCATGCAGTAGAGCATCGGGATCGACAGCAGCGTGTTGGTGCGCGAGAACAGCATCGCGGTGCGGGCGGCCTTCTTCTTCGTGTCCGCGTCCGCCTCGACGATGCCCAGCGCCTTCTTCTGGTTCGGCCAGATGATGAACCAGACGTTGAACCACATGATGGCGCCCAGCCACATGCCGATGCCGATCGGCGTGCTGACGCCGCCATCGGTGATGCCGAGCGCGATCGCGTCGCCGATATAGCCGTTCATCGCCGCCAGGATCAGGCCGGTGACGATGGTCGCCATGGCGCCCCAGCGGAACCAGAACAGCGCGACCGGGGCGATGAACTTGCCGATGGCCGGCTTTTGCTCGTCCGGGATCTTCGGCATGGTCGGGATCTGGGTGAAGTTGAAATACCAGAGATGGCCGATCCACATGATGCCGCTGATCACATGGAGCCAACGGAACAGGAAGGCGAACCAGCCATGGTCGAAGGACGGCAATGTGAAGGCCGCTCCGCCCACGATGGCAGCGATGACGATGACGATGACCGTCAGCACGAAGCCGGCGATCACGGTATTTCTCAATGACGATAGAATGCTCTGCATGGCTCCCCCTTGAGACTCAAGTTTGTATTGCCGGTAGGCTAGCGCAAAAACCAATGACTTCAACGGCTTTGTTGATTAATTCTCACATGCGGAGTCGGGTCTTTGCCGCCGTCTGACAAGGCCGGGTTGAGCTATTGCGGCGCCTTGCTGCGCCGCCACGATCCAGACCGTTACCTGACGGCGCTGTTCGCGCCGGCATCGGCTCGCGAGTCACTGTTCGCCCTCTACGCCTTCAACCTCGAGATCGCGCGCACCCGCGAGGCGGTCCGCGAGCCGATGATGGGCCGCATCCGGCTGCAATGGTGGCGCGACGCCGTGGCGGAAGCGGCGGCCGGGAAGCCCTACCGGCACGAGATCCTCGAGCCCCTGGCCGAGGCCATCCGGGAGCGGTCGCTGAGTCCGGCCTGGTTCGAGCGGCTGATCGAGACGCGGGAGCAGGATCTCGAAGGCGCGCCGCCTGCCGATATGCAGGCGCTGCTTGCCTATGCGGAAGGAAGCTCGGCGGCCCTGACATGGCTCGCCCTCGAAACGCTGGGAGGTGCCGCGGGCCGCGCGCCGGCGGCGATCGAAGCGGGCCGCAAGCTTGGAGTCGCCTGGGCCCTGACCGGTCTCCTGCGCGCCGTGCCGCACCATGCGCGCCAGCGCCAGCTCCATCTGCCGGCAGACCTGCTGGCGCGCCACGAGGTGCGCGCCGAGGATCTGCTGGAACTGCGCCAGCCGCCCGGCCTGACCTCGGTGGTGCGGGAGATCGCGGAGGAGGCGGCCCGCCAGCTGGAGGCGGCCCGACAGGCGGGAAGGGGATTGCCGCGCAGCATGCTGCCGGCCCTGCTGCCCGGCACGCTTGCGGATCTCTATCTCAAGCGGCTGGAGCGGGCGGGCTACGATCCTTATGCCCCATCCGTGCAGACGGCGCCCCCGGGGCGCGTCTGGCGGTTGACCTGGCGCCGGATGCGGGGGCGGTTCTAGGGCTTCGTTTCGCGTAAGATTTCAGGGAACATGCAAGCAGCGCCAACCGCTCGTGACCGGTCCCGATGCCAGCCGCCGTCCTTCGCGCGCTGATCGCCGCGCTTCTCGTCGCCTGTGTCGCGATGGCCGGGGTCGGTGCCATCGCGGCGGAGCGCATGCCCGACATTTCCCAATGCCGCGGCAATGACGGTTATGTCTACATCGCGCTGGGGCGCGATATCCTCCGGTGGAAGCCCGATCGATTCATCATCATGGATCTGTCGGGGGCCGATACGGACCCGCTCTTCCCGGCGCCGCCCGATGCTTCCGAGCCGGCCGGGTGCCATGACAACCCCCTCCGCGTTCTTCGAGGGTCGCCCGTTCTGGAATTGTCGGAACTCGTGCCGGGAGCCACCGATTCCTCCGGCCGGGGCGTGCATGCCTTCTTGATCCTGCGCCTGGAGAACGACGACCTGCAGCAGCAGCGCGAAAAGAGCTTCGAGAGGGCCTGCGAGCCTCCGCAGGATGGGCGAGGCCATCGCATCCGGACGATCGATCCGCCCGGATTCAGCGAATGCAGCACGCAGTCCGCGAAGGACCCGGCAACCTGGCTTTCCAGCTACAAGACCCTGCCGGGCCGTTATACGGCACCGATGGGCGGCCCCCTCGTCATTACCTGCCTCTATTCTGGCCTGTTCGACTGTTATACCGGCTACAAGATGGCGCCGACTCTGGGGCTGACCTACTTGTTCAACTTCAGCGAGCTCGCGCTCGAGCAGCTCCTGGATTTCGATCGTGCCCTGCAGGCGAAAATCGAGGCGGCGCGGGTCAAGGACTATGCTTGGCCGGCTCCGTAGGACAGGCGGCCGGCGGGTTCTCGGTCTCCTGACCGGGCTCGCCATAACGGTTCTCATGGGATCCGCGAGCGGCGATCCCATGGTGCCGGACGCGCCGCAATGCGGCAGTACCGATGCGGGCCAGATTTATATCGCCATCGCTCGGGACGTGTTTCGGCTGCCTTATGCGGCCGTCAGGCAGATCAGAACGCTTCCTCCCATCGACGACAAGACTCTCGTTCCCGATCCGCCGAACTCCCTGGCGCCACCCGGATGCTACGCGAATCCCGTACGCGCCCGGTCGCTTCGCTTGAATCTCGATATTCAAGCCGTCCTTCCGGCCGCCGGGTTGCCGAATGCTCCCATCCCCATTTTCGGCATGGCGTTCATGTCATCCCCGATTTCTCGAGAGACGTTGCAGCAGGACTGGTTCGGGGCGTTTTGCGCGACCGAGACGAGCTCGGTCATCGCCGATGTGACGCCGGAAGGATATGAACGCTGTGCCGTGCGGACGGGGCAGCCACCGCCCCACGACATGAAGACGATCTACAAAATCCCGCCGACTCTCTATGCGACGCCGGCGGGCGAACCTTTCTTCATTCGCACCCATATCGGCGATCTGCTCTATGGCGGTGATTCCATCATCGACTATCAGCTCGATGACGAGGTCATGCTCTACTATCAGTTCTGGCTCAAAGATCTCCCCATCGAGCATGTGCTGGATTTCGATCGCGCCCTGCGGGCGATGATCGAGGCAGCGACGGTGAAGGACTATCCCTGGCCGACGAACTAGGCGGTTCAGGCGCTGGCTGGCAGTGGGTGCAATTGATCGCGCGCCAGCCAGGCCGCGAGATCCGCGCGGGCACGGGCCACCATCGCGGGCTTGCGTTCGGCCTTGGCGCGCTTGCCGACCGAGGTGATGGGGGCCGGCGGGAACAGGCCGAAATTCACGTTCATCGGCTGGAAGCTCGCGGCATCGGCGCCGCCGGTGATATGGCCGAGGAGGGCGCCCAGGGCCGTGGTCGGCGGCGGCGGCTCGGTGGCGATGCCCAGCGCCTGCGCCGCGGCGAAGCGGCCGGCGACGAGGCCGATGGCGGCGCTCTCGACATAGCCTTCCACGCCGGTCACCTGTCCGGCGAAGCGCAAGGCGGGCATCGCCTTCAGCCGCAGCTCGGGATCGAGCAGCTTCGGGCTGTTGATGAAGGTGTTGCGGTGCAGGCCGCCGAGGCGCGCGAACTCCGCCTGCTCCAGGCCCGGGATCATGCGGAAGATGCGGACCTGCTCGGCATATTTGAGCTTGGTCTGGAAGCCCACGATGTTGAAGAGCGTGCCCAGCGCATTGTCCTGGCGCAGCTGCACCACGGCATAGGGCGGTCGGTCGGCGCGGGGGTTGGTCAGGCCCACGGGCTTCATCGGGCCGAAGCGCAGCGTGTTGGGCCCGCGCTCCGCCATGACCTCGATCGGGAGGCAGCCCTCGAAATAGGGCGTGTTCTTCTCCCACTCCTTGAAATCGCCTTTCTCGCCGGCGAGCAGGGCCGCGATGAAGGCGAGATATTCGGGCTTCTCCAGCGCGCAATTGATGTAGTCGGCGCCGCTGCCGCCAGGGCCCGGCTTGTCGTAGCGCGACTGGAACCAGGCCTTCCCCATGTCGATGCTGTCGCGATGGACGATGGGGGCGATCGCGTCGAAGAAGGCGAGGGATTCCTCGCCGGAGAGCCGGCGGATCGCCTCGGCCAGCGCGGGCGAGGTGAGGGGGCCCGTGGCGATGATGACATTCCGCCAATCTTCGGGCGGCAGGCCGGCGATCTCCCCCCGCTCGATGGTCACCAGCGGCTCGGCCTCGAGACGCGCCGTCACCCTGGCGGCGAACAGGTCGCGATCGACCGCGAGCGCACCGCCGGCCGGCAGCTTGTGAGCGTCGGCCGCTGCCAGGATCAGGGAGCCGGCACGGCGCATCTCCTCATGCAGCAGCCCGACCGCGTTGGTTTCGGCATCGTCCGAGCGTAGCGAGTTGGAGCAGACCAGCTCGGCGAACCGGTCGGTCTTGTGAGCGTCGGTCGCCCGCAGGGGCCGCATCTCGTGCAGCATCACCGGCACTCCGGCCCGAGCGAGCTGCCAGGCCGCCTCGCTGCCGGCCAGGCCGGCGCCCACCACATGGACAGGATTGTCTCTGACCAGATTGTTTCTCATGGTCCGAACAGATAGCGTCTGAAACCGGATCGGGCAACCGGCGCGGGATGTCGCCGGAAGGGCCCAGGGAGGGGCGAGGATGACCAGGTTTCTCAATCCGAGCGGCGTGGTGAAGCCGTTCAGCAAATACAGCCAGGTGGCCGAGGTGCCCGGGAACTGCCGCTGGGTGCATATCTCCGGGCAGGTCGGCGCCACGGCCGAAGGCAAGCTGCTCGAAGGGTTCGAGGAGCAGGCGCGCCAGACTTGGCACAACATCATCGGCTGCCTCGATGCCGTCGACATGGATGTGGGCGACATCGTGAAGGTGAATCACTTCCTCACGCGGGCCTCCGACGTGGCGGCCTCGCGCGAGATCCGGGACGAGATGCTGGACGGCCACACGCCCACCTCGACCCTGCTGGTGGTCACCGCCCTGGCGCATCCGGCGCTGCTGGTGGAGATCGAGGTGATCGCGGCCAAGCCCGAGAGCGGCAGATCCGCCAAGGCTGCGGCGGCGGAGAAGGCGCCCGCCACGGAAGCGCCCCCGAAATCGAAATCCAAGCGTTGAAAGCGTGCGGGGGTCCGGCGCGATCTATTGCGCGATGCCCTGCTGCTCGAGCATCCGGGCATAGGCAGGGCGCGATTTCACGCTCGCGATGAAGCGGCCGAGCGCCGGAAAGCCCGCCGCGGGCTTCGCGCAGTTGCGCGACCAGCGCGCGAGCATCGCCAGATAGATGTCGGCCGCGCTGAAGCGGTCGCCCAGCAGATAGGGCCCGTGCCGCGCAAGGCGGTCGTCGAGGAAGCGCCACATCGGGTCGAGATTGCGTTCCGCCATCTCCAGCGCCAGCTTGTGATGGCGCTCGTCCGGTCCCACCGATCGCTCGGGATGCCACCAGCGGCTGAGCTCCTCCTGCAGCGTGTTGGTGAGATAGACCATCCATTGCAGGAACAAGGGCCGCTGGAAGGTGCCGGGCGCGGGCGCGAGCTCGGCGCCCGGATGGCGCTCGCAGAGATAGAGCATGATGGCGGCGGCCTCGTACATCACCATCTCGCCTTCGACCAGGGTCGGCACGCGCGCATGGGGATTGAGCTTCAGATAGTCCGGGCTGCGCGTGTCTCCCTTCGCGGGATCGACGAGCTGCAGCTCGTAGGGAACGCCCAGCTCGATCAACAGGGCTTGGGGCGCCATGGCGGCGGAGCCGGGCGTCCAATAGAGACGGTACAAGTTCGGCACTCCCGGGCCCGTCAGGGAATCGGCCCTATTGCGGTTGGGGCCGGGAGCATGCCGATCCCTGGGACCGCGGTCGAGGGCGGAAAACCGGGCTGGGCGAGATGGGGTGGCGCGATCGGGTGCCGGACGTAGCATCGCCGCGGCGGTTGCGCTAAGTTTTCGACGGCCTCGCGAACGGGTCGGGGTGGAGAGAGGAACCGCCGATGCCAGTCACGCATGAGCCGTGGTTGGTGGCGTTGTCGCTCGCTGTCGCCATCCAGGGCAGCTATGTCGGCTTGAGCTTGGCCGTAAGGCTGAGTGCGGCCGAAGGGGTGCGCCGTCGGCTGCGGCTGGCGGGTGCCTCGCTCTCGCTCGGCGTCGGCATCTGGTCGATGCATTTCGTCGGCATGCTCGCGGCACAGCTGCCGGGCACCGTCGACTTCCTGGTTTTCCCGACGCTGCTTTCCTTCCTGGTCTGCGTGATCGTGGTCGGGCTGGCGCTGGTGGCGGCGAGCTTCGGACGACCGACACCGCTGCGCATCGCCGCGGCGGCGGTGTTCATGGGGCTCGGTATCGCTTCCATGCACTATATCGGCATGACCGCGTTGCATCGCAGCCTGCATCTCCATCATGACTGGAGGCTGATCGCCGCGAGCGTGGTCATCGCCATCGCGGCCTCGTCCCTGGCGCTCTGGCTGGGCTTCGGCGCGCGGCGCCATCCGCCCCTGATCGTCTCGGCGACGGCGCTCGGCCTCGCCATCGCGGGCATGCACTACACCGCCATGGCCGGGCTCGAGGTCGAGCCGATGACCATGGGGGCCGCCTTGCTGCCGCCGGCCCTGTCGGTGGATCTGCTGGCCATCGTCGTGGCGGTCGTGGCCTTCCTGGTCTCCGGGATCTTCCTGCTGACCCTGGTGCCGGATCGCGGCCGGGTCATGGGCGAAACGGCGCCGGGGCTGCCGATCGGGGAGGACGCCCTCAGCCCGCCGACGTCTTCGGCAGCGGCAGGCCCGATGGGGCCGGCACCCCTCGGCGGGGTAGGAGGTCCGCCCAGGCGGGTCGCGACCCGCATCCCGGTGGAACGTGCAGGTGTCACCCAGCTCATCGCGCCAGACGAGGTCTTCGCGGTTCATGCGAACGCCCATTACACCTACCTGTTCAATGGGACGGACGACCTGTTCTGCAGCCTGTCGATCAGCGAGATCGAAACCCGCCTGGATCCCGCCCGGTTCGCCCGGGTGCATCGTAGCCATATCGTCGCTCTCGACCGGATCGTGGCGATCCGGCGGGTCGGCGATACCGGCCATGTGGAGCTGGCCGGGGGCGCCCGGCGCACGGTGCCGGTGAGCCGGTCCAAGCTCGCCAGCCTCAGGGCCCAGGTCCAGGGCCGGGTTCCCGAGCCTCAGAACGCCGCCCAATAGCCGGCATATAGTTCTCCTGTACTGACGCAATTCGTGCAAGCCGGCTGCAATTGGTGCTGTTCCCGGCGCTTTAGTGCACGCCCGATTGGCACCGGTCTCTGCCCGTCCGACCTTTGGTTCGACAGCTAATCCCCGATTCTTCCTCAGGAACCAGGGGACGCCGTCCAACGATGCTCAACCAGGTCACCTGTCCGGTGACGCTCGCCTGTGATCGGCCCCAAGGCCGGCGCGGCGAAACCAGGGAGGACGCCCGTGATACCAGGCAGCTTTGCCTACCACCGGCCGAAATCCGCCCAGGAGGCGGTCAATCTGCTGGCCCAGCTGGGCGAAGACGCCCGGCCCATTGCCGGCGGCCACAGCCTGATCCCGATGATGAAGCTCCGGCTCGCCAAGCCGGCGCATCTGGTCGATCTGGGTCGGATCGGCGATCTCAAGTTCATCCGGGAAGAGGGTGGCGCCATCCTCCTCGGCGCCATGACCACCCAGCACGAGTTGATCGCCTCGGACCGGCTGGCGAAGGCGCTGCCGATCCTGCGCGAGGCGGCGCTGCTGATCGCCGACCCGCAGGTGCGCTACCAGGGCACGATCGGCGGCAATGTCGCCAATGGCGACCCCGGCAACGACATGCCCGCCCTGATGCAATGCCTCGATGCCAGCTACCAGATCCTCGGCAAGGGCAGGGAGCGCCAGGTGAAGGCGCGCGATTTCTACCAGGGCGCTTATTTCACCGCGCTGGAGCCGGGCGAGATCGTGACCTCGGTCCGCATCCCGGTCCCACCGGCGGGCCACGGCTATGCCTATGAGAAACTGAAGCGCAAGGTCGGCGACTATGCGACCGCGGCCGCCGCGATCGTGTTGACGCTGCAGGGCGGAACTTGCAGGTCCGCCTCGATCGGCCTCACCAACTTGTCGGAGACGCCGCTCTACGCCGATGCCGCCGCTGTGGCACTGGTCGGCAGCGATCTCGGCGGTGCGGCGCTCGACAAGGCCGTCGCCGCGGCCGAGGCGCAGGTGTCGCCGGTCGCCGACGGGCGCGGGTCGGTCGAGTATCGCCGGCGCATGGCCGGCGTCATGGTCCGCCGCGCGGTGCTGCGCGCCAAGTCGCGCGCATCCTGAGAGCGGCCGAAGGGAGAGAGGCAATGGCAAAAAGCCAGATCAGTCTGACCATCAACGGCCGCAGCGTCGATGCGCTGGTCGAGCCGCGCATGCTGCTGGTGCATTTTCTGCGCGAGCAGCAGAACCTGACCGGGACCCATATCGGCTGCGAGACCTCGCATTGCGGGGCTTGCACCGTCGATCTCGACGGACGTTCGGTCAAATCTTGCACCATCTTCGCGGTCCAAGCCGACGGCGCCGCGGTCACCACGATCGAGGGCATGGCCAAGCCCGACGGCACGCTGCACGCGCTGCAGGAAGGCTTCCGCGAGAAGCACGGCCTGCAATGCGGCTATTGCACGCCGGGCATGATCATGCGGGCCCACCGCCTGCTGCAGGAGATCCCCAACCCGACCGACGAGCAGATCCGCTGGGGCATCTCGGGCAATATTTGCCGTTGCACCGGTTATCAGAACATCGTGAAGGCAATCCGCTACGCCGCCGACAAGCTCAACGGCGCCGTCACCAAGGAGGCCGCGGAATGAACGAGATGTCCCCCACCCGCTCGGAGCGGGAAGCCAAGCTCGAGGGTATGGGCTGCTCGCGCCGGCGCACCGAAGACGCCCGCTTCATCCAGGGCAAGGGCAACTATGTCGACGACCTCAAGCTGCCGGGCATGCTGTTCGGCGATTTCGTGCGCTCGCCCTATGCCCATGCCAGAATCAAAAAGATCGACGTCTCCAAGGCAGCGGCGCTGCCGGGCGTGAAGGCGGTCCTGACCGCCAACGAGCTCAAACCCGTCAAGCTCGACTGGATGCCGACGCTGGCAGGCGACGTCCAGGCGGTGCTGGCCGGCGACAAGGTTCTGTTCCAGAACCAGGAGGTCGCCTTCGTCATCGCCGAGGACCGCTATATCGCGGCCGACGCGGTCGAGCTGGTCGAGGTCGAGTATGAGGACCTGCCGGTCCTGGTCGATCCCTTCAAGGCGATGGATCCGAAAGCGCCGGTCCTGCGCGAGGACATCAAGGACAAGACCGAGGGCGCCCACGGCAAGCGCAAGCATTGGAACCATATCTTCACCTGGGAGATCGGCGACAAGGCCGGTACTGACACGGCGCTGAATTCGGCCGAGGTCAAGGTCAAGGAGCTGATCTCCTATCAGCGTGTGCATCCGAGCCCGCTCGAGACCTGCGCCTGCGTCGCCTCCATGGACAAGGTGAGGGGCGAGCTCACGGTCTGGGGTACCTTCCAGGCGCCCCACGTGGTGCGCACGGTGGCGGCCCTGCTCTCGGGCATCACCGAGCAGAAGATTCATGTGATCGCCCCCGATATCGGCGGCGGCTTCGGCAACAAGGTCGGCGTCTATCCGGGCTATGTCTGCGCCATCGTCGGCTCGATCGTGCTGGGCCAGCCGATCAAGTGGGTCGAGGACCGGATGGAGAATCTGTCCGCGACCGCCTTCGCCCGCGACTATCACATGACGACCGAGCTGGCGGCGACGAAGGACGGCCGCATCACCGGCCTCAAGGTCCACGTGCTGGCGGATCACGGTGCCTTCGATGCCTGTGCCGACCCCAGCAAATGGCCGGCGGGCTTCTTCAATATCGTCACCGGCTCCTACGACATCCCGGTGGCGCATGTGGCGGTCGACGGCGTCTATACCAACAAGGCGCCGGGCGGCGTCGCCTATCGCTGCTCCTTCCGCGTGACCGAGGCGGCCTATTGCATCGAGCGCGCGATCGACGTGCTGGCGAAGAAGCTGAAGATGGATCCGGCGGAGCTGCGGCTCAAGAACCTGATCCGGGCCGAGCAGTTCCCGTACAAATCCGCGCTGGGCTGGGAATACGATTCCGGCAACTACCACGCCGCGCTGCGCAAGGCGATGGAGACGGTCGGCTACCAGAAGCTGCGCGAGGAGCAGCGCCAGAAGCGCGAGGCCTTCAAGCGCGGCGAGACCCGCGAGCTGATGGGGATCGGCGTCTCCTTCTTCACCGAGATCGTCGGTGCCGGCCCCACCAAGAACTGCGACATCCTCGGCATCGGCATGTTCGATTCCTGCGAGATCCGCGTGCATCCGACGGGGGCCGTGATCGCCAGGCTCGGCACCAAGAGTCAGGGCCAGGGGCACGAAACCACCTATGGCCAGATCATCGCGACCGAGCTCGGCATCCCGGCGGATTCGATCACGGTCGAGGAGGGCAACACCGATACGGCCCCCTATGGCCTCGGCACCTACGGCTCGCGCTCGACGCCGGTCTCCGGTGCCGCCACGGCCATGGCGGCGCGCAAGATCAAGGCCAAGGCGCAGAAGATCGCGGCCCATCTGCTGGAGGTGTCGGAGAACGATCTCGAATGGGATATCGACGGCTTCCGGGTGAAGGGCTTGCCGGAGCGGACCAAGAGCATGAAGGAGATCGCCTGGGCGGCCTACAACAACGTGCCGCCGGGCCTGGAGCATGGGCTGGAGGCGGTGAACTATTACGATCCGCCCAACATGACCTATCCCTTCGGCGCCTATATCTGCGTCTGCGATGTCGATGCCGATACCGGCTTCACCAAGATCCGTCGCTTCTACGCGCTCGACGATTGCGGCACGCGCATCAACCCGATGATCATCGAGGGCCAGGTCCATGGCGGCCTCACCGAGGCCTTCGGCATCGCGATGGGCCAGGAGATCCGCTACGACGAGACCGGCAACGTGATGACCGCCAGCTTCATGGATTATTTCATGCCGACGGCGGTCGAGACGCCAGTCTGGGAAACGGACTTCACCGTCACCCCCTCGCCGCATCATCCGATCGGCGCCAAGGGCGTGGGCGAAAGCCCGAATGTCGGCGGTGTGCCGGCCTTCTCCAACGCCGTCAACGACGCCTTCGCCCATCTCGATATCGGCCATATCCAGATGCCGCATGACGGCTGGCGCACCTGGATGGCGGCGAAGCAGGCGGGGCTGCACAAGTGATGCGGTCATCGGGCTCGTCTATCAAACACGGCCCCACCGTTGGACCGGCCCGATGACCGCTGACCGCTCCGGGATTGCGGAGCGGCTGGCCGGGGTCGGCTATATCGCCGACCCCGGTCTCGCCACCGCGCTCTGGCTCATGGATCTGCTGAAGCGCCCGCTGCTGCTCGAGGGCGCGGCCGGCGTCGGCAAGACCGAGGTGGCCAAGGCGCTGGCGGCCCTGCACCGCGCCAAGCTGATCCGCTTGCAATGCTACGAGGGCCTGGACCAGAACGCCGCCCTTTACGAATGGAACTATCAGCGCCAGCTCCTGGCCATCAAGGCGCGCGAGGCCGAAGGCGAGGACCCCGAGCGGGTCGAAGCGCATATCTTCTCCGAGCCCTATCTTCTGGAGCGCCCGCTCCTGCAGGCGATCCGCCAGGAGGAATCGCCGGTGCTGCTGATCGACGAGATCGACCGGGCCGACGAGGAGTTCGAGGCCTTTCTGCTGGAGCTGCTGGCCGATTTCCAGATCACGGTGCCGGAGCTGGGCACGATCCAGGCCAAGGCCATTCCGCGCGTGGTGATCACCTCGAACGGCACGCGCGAGCTGTCGGACGCGCTCCGGCGGCGCTGCCTCTATCACCATGTCGATTTCCCCGAGCCCGACCGCGAGGCGCGCATCCTGCTGGCGCGGCTGCCGACCATCGATGCGGCGCTCGCCCTGCAGATCGCCCAGATGGTGGCCGCGATCCGCAAGGAGGATCTGCGCAAGCTGCCGGGCGTGGCGGAATCGCTCGACTGGGCCGCGGCGCTGGCGGGGCTCGGCATCAAGGACCTGCATCAGGACCCCGAGGCGGTCCATGCGACCCTGATCTGCCTGCTCAAGACCAACGAGGACCAGCGCCGCATGACCCGCGAGGTCAGCGATCGGCTGCTGGGCCGGGTGGCCTGAGATGGATTCGGCAGTCGCCACATCGGTCGGCATGACGGCGAGGGCGAGGCTCGCGGCCTTCGTGCGCACGTTGCGCGTCAACGGATTTGCGGTCGGGCTCGGCGAGACGCAGGACGCGCTCAAGGTCATGACCTCGGAGCTGGCGCTGCGGCCGGCCTATCTACGGGAGGGGTTCAAGGCGCTGTTCTGCAGCCGGCTCGAGGAATGGCAGCGCTTCGATGAGATCTTCGATGCCTTCTGGCAGGGCCGCGGCATGAAGGTGGCGGTGCGCGCCAGCAGCGCCAGGCCCGATGCGGCACGCGCCGAATTGCAGGCCGGGCTCCCGGCGGCCGGTGCGAAGCCCGACCAAGCGGCGGTGGAAAGCGAGGGCGAAGGCGAGGCGGAGGGGCTGCCCGGCGAAGGCCGCGCGCGCGGCGCCAGCGACGCCGAGGCCCTGGCGCAGATCGATCTGCGCCACATCGCCGAGCGCGAGGCCATGGAGGAGGCGCTGCGCCTGGCCGAGCGGCTGGCGCGGGTGATGCGCGACCGCCTCACCCGGCGCGACCGCCGCCATCGCCGCGGCCGGCGCATCGACATGCGGCGCACGATCCGGGCCAGCATCGGCCATGGCGGCACGCCGGTCGATCTGGTGCGCCGGCGGCGCAAGGAGAAGCCGCTGCGCCTCGTGGTTCTGCTCGACGTGTCGGGCTCGATGAGCCTCTATTCGACGGCCTTCACCCGCTTCATGCGCGGGCTGGTCGACCGCGCGCATGAGACCGAGGCCTATCTGTTCCATACCCGGCTGGTCCATAT harbors:
- a CDS encoding FAD binding domain-containing protein, yielding MIPGSFAYHRPKSAQEAVNLLAQLGEDARPIAGGHSLIPMMKLRLAKPAHLVDLGRIGDLKFIREEGGAILLGAMTTQHELIASDRLAKALPILREAALLIADPQVRYQGTIGGNVANGDPGNDMPALMQCLDASYQILGKGRERQVKARDFYQGAYFTALEPGEIVTSVRIPVPPAGHGYAYEKLKRKVGDYATAAAAIVLTLQGGTCRSASIGLTNLSETPLYADAAAVALVGSDLGGAALDKAVAAAEAQVSPVADGRGSVEYRRRMAGVMVRRAVLRAKSRAS
- a CDS encoding AAA family ATPase, whose amino-acid sequence is MTADRSGIAERLAGVGYIADPGLATALWLMDLLKRPLLLEGAAGVGKTEVAKALAALHRAKLIRLQCYEGLDQNAALYEWNYQRQLLAIKAREAEGEDPERVEAHIFSEPYLLERPLLQAIRQEESPVLLIDEIDRADEEFEAFLLELLADFQITVPELGTIQAKAIPRVVITSNGTRELSDALRRRCLYHHVDFPEPDREARILLARLPTIDAALALQIAQMVAAIRKEDLRKLPGVAESLDWAAALAGLGIKDLHQDPEAVHATLICLLKTNEDQRRMTREVSDRLLGRVA
- a CDS encoding MHYT domain-containing protein, which gives rise to MPVTHEPWLVALSLAVAIQGSYVGLSLAVRLSAAEGVRRRLRLAGASLSLGVGIWSMHFVGMLAAQLPGTVDFLVFPTLLSFLVCVIVVGLALVAASFGRPTPLRIAAAAVFMGLGIASMHYIGMTALHRSLHLHHDWRLIAASVVIAIAASSLALWLGFGARRHPPLIVSATALGLAIAGMHYTAMAGLEVEPMTMGAALLPPALSVDLLAIVVAVVAFLVSGIFLLTLVPDRGRVMGETAPGLPIGEDALSPPTSSAAAGPMGPAPLGGVGGPPRRVATRIPVERAGVTQLIAPDEVFAVHANAHYTYLFNGTDDLFCSLSISEIETRLDPARFARVHRSHIVALDRIVAIRRVGDTGHVELAGGARRTVPVSRSKLASLRAQVQGRVPEPQNAAQ
- a CDS encoding aerobic carbon-monoxide dehydrogenase large subunit is translated as MNEMSPTRSEREAKLEGMGCSRRRTEDARFIQGKGNYVDDLKLPGMLFGDFVRSPYAHARIKKIDVSKAAALPGVKAVLTANELKPVKLDWMPTLAGDVQAVLAGDKVLFQNQEVAFVIAEDRYIAADAVELVEVEYEDLPVLVDPFKAMDPKAPVLREDIKDKTEGAHGKRKHWNHIFTWEIGDKAGTDTALNSAEVKVKELISYQRVHPSPLETCACVASMDKVRGELTVWGTFQAPHVVRTVAALLSGITEQKIHVIAPDIGGGFGNKVGVYPGYVCAIVGSIVLGQPIKWVEDRMENLSATAFARDYHMTTELAATKDGRITGLKVHVLADHGAFDACADPSKWPAGFFNIVTGSYDIPVAHVAVDGVYTNKAPGGVAYRCSFRVTEAAYCIERAIDVLAKKLKMDPAELRLKNLIRAEQFPYKSALGWEYDSGNYHAALRKAMETVGYQKLREEQRQKREAFKRGETRELMGIGVSFFTEIVGAGPTKNCDILGIGMFDSCEIRVHPTGAVIARLGTKSQGQGHETTYGQIIATELGIPADSITVEEGNTDTAPYGLGTYGSRSTPVSGAATAMAARKIKAKAQKIAAHLLEVSENDLEWDIDGFRVKGLPERTKSMKEIAWAAYNNVPPGLEHGLEAVNYYDPPNMTYPFGAYICVCDVDADTGFTKIRRFYALDDCGTRINPMIIEGQVHGGLTEAFGIAMGQEIRYDETGNVMTASFMDYFMPTAVETPVWETDFTVTPSPHHPIGAKGVGESPNVGGVPAFSNAVNDAFAHLDIGHIQMPHDGWRTWMAAKQAGLHK
- a CDS encoding (2Fe-2S)-binding protein, which codes for MAKSQISLTINGRSVDALVEPRMLLVHFLREQQNLTGTHIGCETSHCGACTVDLDGRSVKSCTIFAVQADGAAVTTIEGMAKPDGTLHALQEGFREKHGLQCGYCTPGMIMRAHRLLQEIPNPTDEQIRWGISGNICRCTGYQNIVKAIRYAADKLNGAVTKEAAE